Genomic segment of Pogona vitticeps strain Pit_001003342236 chromosome 15, PviZW2.1, whole genome shotgun sequence:
TTGGGATCAGGTTTTCGCTTGGGCTGAGAGCTGCTCTCCTTGGTAGCCGAGTTGCTGGGGGTGGAGATTGCCTCGGTCTTCTCGCTCGTTGGACTTTTGTGTCTGGGAATTGCCTCGGTCTTCTCGCTCGTTGCTTCTgtcatctcttcctcctcctccaatttGCTAAAAGGAGTTTGATGGCCCTCTTGTTTTTCTGCCACCTCCTccctttctggggatggatgaggGTCTTGTGCTTTCCCAGACTTGACTTTGGAAGGTGGGGTGGCGACCGGAGGGCTGGTGATGCTCTCCGAAGACGGGGGTGGCTTGCGTCTCTTCTTGACCTCCTTCTGACGCGTTCTGGCCCTTTTGGGAGGATAGTGACTGCTCTTGGTTGCAGTTCTGCGTCGAGAAGATTTGCTCTGCTTCGCAGCCCGTTGCGTTTCCTGGGGCTTTCTTTGGCCCTTTGCTTTTGTCTGCTGCTCCTTCTTCTCACTAAGAGTGGCTTCCGAAGTTCGCCGCAGCAGTTGCACCATCCTGATCCAGGCGTCAAAAAGGTCTTCTTGCCTTTTGGAATCCGGGCTCAGCTGGAGGTAGAAAGTCCGGCCATTTGCTAGTTTAAACCGCAGCTGTTGTCGTTCTGCGTCATGGATCGTGATCTTGACCAAGCGCAAAGGAAGCAACCTTGTGAGCTCGTATGTCGTTGGAGGGTGACGAGGGGACTTGCTTTTGAGTTTGGGCGTATGCTCTTCCGGAGGGACGAGGGGCCGAGCCACGAGCAGCACATCGGGAATCAATAGGAGAGGGCTTATCGAGGTAATGGCGACCGTCACAATTTCTTCCTGGTTG
This window contains:
- the LOC144584944 gene encoding uncharacterized protein LOC144584944 gives rise to the protein MVQAVVHEKGYLTWKMGPLQTQLCQGEYGLFKFSPMFESNFVQINKQGQTSQIHNQEEIVTVAITSISPLLLIPDVLLVARPLVPPEEHTPKLKSKSPRHPPTTYELTRLLPLRLVKITIHDAERQQLRFKLANGRTFYLQLSPDSKRQEDLFDAWIRMVQLLRRTSEATLSEKKEQQTKAKGQRKPQETQRAAKQSKSSRRRTATKSSHYPPKRARTRQKEVKKRRKPPPSSESITSPPVATPPSKVKSGKAQDPHPSPEREEVAEKQEGHQTPFSKLEEEEEMTEATSEKTEAIPRHKSPTSEKTEAISTPSNSATKESSSQPKRKPDPKVDPGNQSRSGQRGTAQKPSKFFALLRACYPKKDKRGTKPQGERKKS